The following proteins are co-located in the Callithrix jacchus isolate 240 chromosome 10, calJac240_pri, whole genome shotgun sequence genome:
- the LOC100406262 gene encoding olfactory receptor 51D1, with the protein MQKPQLLLPVIATSNGTLVHPAYFLLVGIPGLGPTIHFWLAFPLCFMYALATLGSLTIVLIIRMERHLHEPMYLFLAMLSTIDIVLSSITMPKMTSLFLMGIQEIEFNVCLAQMFFIHALSAMESAVLLAMAFDCFVAICHPLRHASVLTGPTVAKIGLAALIRGFVFFFPLPFILKRLSYCRTCTVTHSFCLHQDIMKLSCTDTRVNVVYGLFIILSVMGVDSLFIGFSYILILWAVLELSSWGAALKAFNTCISHLCAVLVFYVPLIGLSVVHRLGGPTSLLHVVMANTYLLLPPVVNPLVYGAKTKEIRLRVLRMFSQGSKSDTLVFSILQKLGLLGSY; encoded by the coding sequence ATGCAGAAGCCCCAGCTCTTGCTCCCCGTCATAGCCACTTCAAATGGAACTCTGGTCCACCCAGCATACTTCCTTCTGGTGGGCATCCCTGGCCTGGGGCCTACCATACACTTTTGGCTGGCTTTCCCACTGTGTTTTATGTATGCCTTGGCCACCTTGGGCAGCCTCACCATTGTCCTCATCATTCGCATGGAGAGGCATCTGCATGAGCCCATGTACCTCTTCCTGGCCATGCTTTCTACCATTGACATAGTCCTTTCCTCTATCACTATGCCCAAGATGACCAGCCTTTTCCTGATGGGAATCCAGGAGATTGAGTTCAATGTTTGCCTGGCCCAGATGTTCTTTATCCATGCCCTGTCAGCCATGGAGTCAGCTGTTCTGCTGGCCATGGCTTTTGACTGCTTTGTGGCCATTTGCCACCCATTGCGCCATGCTTCTGTGCTGACAGGGCCTACCGTGGCCAAGATCGGACTAGCTGCCCTGATCAGGGGGTTTGTATTCTTCTTCCCACTGCCCTTCATCCTGAAGCGGTTGTCCTACTGCCGAACATGTACTGTCACACACTCCTTCTGTCTGCACCAAGATATTATGAAGCTGTCCTGTACTGACACCAGGGTCAATGTAGTTTACGGACTCTTCATCATCCTCTCAGTCATGGGTGTGGACTCCCTCTTCATTGGCTTTTCATACATCCTCATCCTGTGGGCTGTTTTGGAGCTGTCCTCTTGGGGGGCAGCACTCAAGGCTTTCAACACCTGCATCTCCCACCTCTGTGCTGTTCTGGTCTTCTATGTACCACTTATTGGGCTCTCAGTGGTGCATAGGCTGGGTGGTCCCACCTCCCTGCTCCATGTGGTTATGGCTAATACCTACCTGCTGCTACCACCTGTAGTGAACCCCCTTGTCTATGGAGCCAAGACCAAAGAGATCCGTCTAAGGGTCCTCCGTATGTTCTCACAAGGTAGCAAGTCAGACACCCTGGTGTTCTCAATACTACAGAAGCTGGGACTATTAGGATCCTATTGA